Proteins found in one Salinimonas lutimaris genomic segment:
- a CDS encoding response regulator encodes MSSPTQAEAKKYTVLFVDDEPNILRAIKRALFKMDINMLLAESGMKALELLETNTVNVVISDMKMPHMSGAELLEQVAQKYPNTFRVVLTGFADIDSTIKAVNQGKIHRYLQKPWDNQELINTIEEGLERVKLKDENERLQLLTRAQNKKLKDINALQEQTIQKRTKQIKAALNRIEKNNHALEQVLFNVISINPSINGKFAIEVSELAGLLAHQAGCDKETIKVTKYAGLICELGCLGLEPEEFKPAFAKLNYQQQKAYLSQTRQAALILAPAAHLQPVCDIIEYQFEHYNGSGLYNKVAKEIPVGARILAVARDYWRLVSGRQTGIDMTPRDAKLELKKHRNTRYDAEVLDILLNSEEVGHPKYIENSFNAKQLKEGMVLAANLYNENHLLILPEGHVFTASTIEKLTKFEEEKGIPFSILIKPEAQTTEEPEPSV; translated from the coding sequence ATGAGTTCCCCAACACAAGCAGAAGCGAAAAAATACACCGTGTTGTTCGTGGACGACGAGCCGAATATTCTGCGTGCCATCAAGCGGGCACTGTTTAAAATGGATATCAATATGCTGCTGGCTGAAAGCGGCATGAAGGCACTGGAATTGCTTGAGACCAACACCGTCAATGTGGTGATTTCTGACATGAAAATGCCTCATATGTCAGGAGCTGAATTACTTGAACAGGTAGCCCAGAAGTACCCGAATACATTTCGGGTGGTGCTGACCGGCTTCGCCGATATTGACTCCACGATCAAAGCGGTTAACCAGGGTAAAATTCATCGTTATCTGCAAAAGCCCTGGGATAATCAGGAGCTTATCAATACCATTGAAGAGGGTCTGGAGCGGGTTAAGCTTAAAGACGAGAATGAACGCCTGCAACTGCTGACCCGGGCTCAGAATAAAAAGCTCAAAGATATTAATGCACTGCAGGAGCAGACCATTCAAAAGCGCACCAAGCAAATAAAAGCGGCGCTCAATCGGATAGAAAAAAATAACCATGCGCTGGAACAGGTACTGTTTAACGTAATCAGTATAAATCCGTCAATTAACGGTAAGTTTGCCATTGAGGTCAGTGAACTGGCGGGTTTGCTGGCGCATCAGGCCGGCTGTGATAAAGAAACCATTAAAGTGACCAAATACGCCGGGCTCATCTGTGAGCTTGGCTGTCTGGGGCTGGAGCCGGAAGAATTTAAACCTGCGTTTGCCAAACTTAACTATCAGCAGCAAAAAGCCTATTTATCGCAAACCCGCCAGGCTGCCCTGATTCTGGCACCGGCGGCTCACCTGCAACCGGTCTGCGATATTATTGAATACCAGTTTGAGCATTACAATGGGTCTGGGCTATACAACAAGGTGGCCAAAGAAATACCTGTTGGCGCTCGAATTCTGGCGGTAGCCAGAGATTACTGGCGGCTGGTTTCCGGACGACAGACTGGCATTGATATGACGCCCAGAGATGCCAAGCTGGAGCTTAAAAAGCACCGTAATACCCGCTATGACGCCGAAGTGCTGGATATTTTGCTGAACTCAGAAGAAGTCGGCCACCCTAAATATATTGAAAACTCATTTAACGCGAAACAGCTTAAAGAGGGCATGGTACTGGCGGCCAACCTGTATAATGAAAATCATCTGCTTATTTTACCCGAAGGCCACGTATTTACCGCCAGTACGATTGAAAAGCTGACCAAATTTGAAGAAGAAAAAGGTATACCATTCAGTATTTTGATAAAGCCTGAAGCACAAACCACAGAAGAGCCGGAGCCGTCAGTCTGA
- a CDS encoding FadR/GntR family transcriptional regulator, with translation MKRRRRFWTVVDKLEALIDQGVYPVGSRLPAERELAEAYGVSRPTIREAVIALEVRERVEVKTGSGVFVINNGKSALPAKSISAFELTQARALVEAEAAALSAATIQDDELKALEQTLVDMQSAEKADEADQRFHEIIAQSTRNNAMVMTIQNLWNLRRNEPQIIASYKDVCSRGEEQRLLEHTAIYEAIAKHDTAAARKAMHNHFNRLINALFDASEAKALEEIKRKTDETRGLYSISHLTQ, from the coding sequence ATGAAAAGGCGCAGACGTTTCTGGACGGTGGTAGACAAACTGGAAGCTCTCATCGATCAGGGTGTGTATCCGGTAGGAAGTCGCTTGCCGGCTGAAAGAGAGTTAGCCGAAGCCTACGGCGTGAGCCGGCCCACTATCCGGGAAGCCGTTATTGCTCTGGAAGTTCGTGAGCGCGTAGAGGTAAAAACCGGCTCCGGTGTCTTTGTTATCAATAACGGAAAGTCGGCTCTGCCTGCAAAGTCGATCAGTGCTTTTGAACTGACCCAGGCTCGCGCGCTGGTTGAAGCAGAAGCAGCCGCATTGTCGGCAGCAACCATTCAGGACGACGAACTAAAAGCCCTGGAACAAACGCTGGTAGATATGCAGTCAGCCGAAAAAGCGGATGAAGCCGATCAGCGCTTTCATGAAATCATCGCACAGTCGACCCGCAATAATGCCATGGTAATGACGATTCAGAATCTGTGGAATTTACGCCGTAACGAACCTCAGATAATAGCATCCTATAAAGATGTCTGCTCCCGCGGTGAAGAACAACGTTTACTTGAGCATACGGCGATTTACGAGGCCATTGCCAAGCATGATACTGCTGCGGCAAGAAAAGCGATGCACAATCACTTTAATCGTCTGATTAATGCTTTATTTGATGCCAGTGAAGCTAAAGCCCTGGAAGAGATCAAACGTAAAACAGATGAAACCCGGGGGTTGTACTCCATTTCTCATTTAACCCAGTAA
- a CDS encoding sensor histidine kinase: MRLSFQWKVIVVVALIQTLVLAGGLAIFASYQQEWSSRQLTLEARHIASTFARDNSLQLMQKNISELAEHAQDYMSTFELAQFTVLDNKGMALLNQQAANIAPGQREVLNVPYSTADGIAGSITIGLSRAAFDSYFEQLMVLAIGAGFVQVFLVSLATRYLSHVINRKLTILREGARDIRQSVEQRVPPKTRIPLTGKGELAQLALAFNELSDALQATSDSRYQAQLDLEALNKNLESEVMKRTSLLQHKTRLLEAANRELKETQAQLLQAEKMASVGQLAAGVAHEINNPVGFVGSNISTLADYIAAYQRIIGLLSQALDNDAPTPAQWQQLQHIFDELDIAFINEDIGPLIEESGEGLERVGEIVRGLKLFSRVDSDERQAVSVNDVIRTTLSMVNNQLKYICTVELKLSDIPPVTINVGKITQVLTNLFINAGQAIEATEKQGMVTITTAVEEDMLSIRVTDTGHGIKQEHLDKLFNPFFTTKPEGKGTGLGLSISYTIIEEHGGTISAESQEGKGSEFIVRLPLVTSNEKETEDSLA, from the coding sequence ATGAGACTGAGTTTTCAATGGAAAGTCATTGTGGTGGTTGCCCTGATCCAGACTCTGGTACTGGCCGGTGGGCTGGCCATATTTGCCAGCTATCAGCAGGAATGGAGTAGCCGCCAGCTGACCCTTGAAGCCCGGCATATTGCCAGCACTTTTGCCCGTGATAACAGCCTGCAACTGATGCAAAAGAATATCAGCGAACTGGCCGAGCATGCCCAGGATTATATGTCGACGTTTGAGCTGGCTCAGTTCACTGTGCTGGACAATAAAGGCATGGCTCTGCTTAATCAGCAGGCCGCCAACATTGCTCCTGGCCAGCGGGAAGTACTCAATGTGCCCTACTCCACAGCGGATGGCATCGCCGGCAGTATCACCATCGGGCTGTCACGCGCAGCATTTGACAGCTATTTTGAACAGTTGATGGTACTGGCAATTGGTGCCGGGTTTGTACAGGTTTTCCTGGTGAGTCTGGCCACCCGCTATCTCAGTCATGTGATTAATCGTAAACTCACTATTTTGCGCGAAGGCGCCCGCGATATCCGTCAATCGGTGGAACAAAGAGTCCCTCCCAAAACCCGTATCCCGCTAACAGGCAAAGGCGAACTGGCGCAGCTGGCGCTGGCTTTTAACGAGCTCAGCGATGCCCTGCAAGCCACCTCAGACAGCCGTTATCAAGCCCAACTGGATTTAGAAGCGCTGAACAAGAACCTGGAAAGCGAAGTGATGAAGCGTACCAGTCTGCTGCAGCATAAAACCCGCTTGCTGGAAGCGGCTAATCGAGAGCTTAAGGAAACCCAGGCGCAATTGCTGCAGGCGGAAAAAATGGCATCTGTTGGTCAGCTTGCCGCAGGCGTGGCCCATGAAATAAATAACCCGGTGGGCTTTGTGGGCTCCAACATCTCAACGCTGGCCGACTATATCGCGGCATATCAACGTATCATCGGTCTGTTAAGTCAGGCGCTGGACAATGACGCGCCTACCCCGGCGCAATGGCAACAACTACAGCATATCTTTGATGAACTTGATATTGCCTTTATCAACGAAGATATAGGCCCGCTCATTGAAGAGTCCGGCGAAGGTCTGGAGCGAGTGGGTGAGATTGTCAGAGGCCTGAAACTATTCTCACGGGTCGACAGTGATGAGCGTCAGGCGGTGTCTGTCAACGATGTTATTCGTACTACGTTGAGCATGGTTAATAACCAGCTTAAATATATCTGCACGGTAGAACTGAAATTAAGCGATATCCCACCAGTGACCATCAATGTGGGCAAGATTACCCAGGTGCTGACCAACCTGTTTATCAATGCCGGTCAGGCCATCGAAGCCACCGAGAAGCAAGGCATGGTTACAATCACAACCGCCGTGGAAGAAGACATGCTCAGTATTCGGGTCACAGACACCGGACACGGCATCAAGCAGGAGCATCTGGATAAACTGTTTAATCCGTTTTTTACCACCAAACCTGAAGGTAAAGGAACCGGGCTGGGACTGTCTATCAGCTACACCATTATTGAAGAACATGGCGGCACCATTAGCGCCGAAAGCCAGGAAGGTAAGGGTAGCGAGTTTATCGTCAGACTGCCGCTTGTCACCAGCAATGAGAAAGAGACAGAAGACAGTCTTGCCTGA
- a CDS encoding TonB-dependent receptor — MAHKLSKITLVILSATAAGLSAQTSAQEAEPQNTQDVEVIEVSGIRESLTTALAEKRSSDNLVEIIQAEDIGKLPDQNLAEVLENVTGIQINRTAGVGTGVQIRGTDANRVEINGVSTVGSGAGRGGISFEDIPASLISAVEVTKAPEAKTIEGSVGGTINLRTLRPLQLSEQIAAIRLQGEYSDLSADEDVMPRLSGTFGDNWETDFGKFGAVFSASYVEQDVTAFLPRVDRDGLVLPDDTGPHVVDDPYLRVQFLNQDYDNIEYETKNVAASFEWAPTQNSKLWLDTIYNDQQRSQESYRVQLSGVAETAEFANITSFETVNLGTLDTQNGVRNLGSVLAATAGVMDYDPNNPRGDANMRLSTDTGSRVTESTITRFGGEWYGETFKISSEISYSDADSSNPDFSTTLDFINPRTAQPDELESVDNAVPTAFDLTSGALTFGLLEGSAYTPSQAELLDPANYALRDVNIGQDVTKNEETAFRVDFTYYVDWDVITAIDIGYRYNKTSSFNQDQGQSTRLRNYPEHANRPTGDLFADVLVAGPTNFNDADDRELYIRDFLLVNPELSFTDSDAVLSAFNNAITAANAASGDSIPLIGTPDVEQLSLFDIDETTDALYAQATFEYGFFRGNFGVRYIDTTIESTGNASLNGDIVSVTTTGDYDYWLPRINVVAEPYDDVLVRSGWGKDINRASFDNLSTSTTFPGSSNDAVERGNPDLLPEEVTSFDISVEWYFAPASVLSVGYFHKDRTNLFTQITQEPAANIVDGQVNRDTTDPCEDGGVFNPVADYGVNAPGEGNGICVPFRSTFNGTGSTTQSGFEFAFQSDLSMFEKTLGWASGFGVIANYTIQDFESGDDFLNVDGGSRDIFNQLDPYVDADLSNLTQRNILRNFSENAYNITIFYEKYGLSARARYTWRDAFRSSDDDFFGLDIVQEARGQLNMSVNYDINEQLNVGLEVINATQSDAEQSCINEGALLCFQDLTDRRILAGVNYRF, encoded by the coding sequence ATGGCACACAAATTATCCAAAATTACTCTGGTCATTCTTTCTGCTACCGCAGCAGGATTATCTGCTCAGACTTCAGCTCAGGAAGCTGAACCGCAAAATACCCAGGATGTAGAAGTGATCGAAGTTTCAGGTATTCGTGAATCGCTGACTACCGCCCTGGCCGAAAAGCGATCATCAGATAATCTGGTCGAAATTATCCAGGCCGAAGATATTGGTAAATTACCTGATCAGAATCTGGCCGAGGTACTGGAAAATGTGACTGGTATTCAAATAAACCGGACTGCCGGGGTGGGCACGGGTGTTCAAATTCGCGGAACCGACGCCAACCGGGTTGAAATAAACGGGGTATCTACAGTGGGCTCGGGGGCTGGCCGTGGCGGGATCAGTTTTGAAGATATTCCTGCCTCACTGATTTCTGCTGTTGAAGTGACCAAAGCACCGGAAGCAAAAACGATTGAAGGCTCGGTGGGTGGTACCATCAACTTACGAACCCTTCGCCCATTACAGCTAAGTGAGCAAATTGCTGCCATCCGATTACAGGGTGAGTACAGTGACTTGTCGGCAGATGAAGATGTGATGCCACGCTTATCAGGTACCTTTGGAGATAACTGGGAGACAGATTTTGGAAAGTTTGGTGCGGTATTCAGTGCCAGTTATGTTGAACAGGATGTGACTGCGTTTTTACCGCGTGTAGACCGGGACGGTTTGGTGCTGCCTGATGATACCGGCCCCCATGTTGTTGATGATCCTTACCTGCGTGTGCAGTTCTTAAATCAGGATTATGACAATATTGAATATGAAACAAAAAACGTAGCAGCCTCTTTTGAGTGGGCACCCACACAAAATAGTAAACTTTGGCTTGATACCATTTATAACGATCAGCAGCGCTCTCAGGAAAGTTACCGGGTGCAGCTATCCGGGGTAGCGGAAACTGCCGAGTTTGCCAATATTACCAGCTTTGAAACAGTGAATCTGGGTACGCTTGATACACAAAACGGTGTGCGTAACCTCGGCTCAGTACTGGCAGCCACTGCGGGCGTTATGGATTACGATCCGAATAACCCCAGAGGCGATGCAAATATGCGTTTGTCGACTGATACTGGCTCACGGGTTACCGAAAGCACGATCACCCGTTTCGGGGGAGAGTGGTACGGTGAGACATTTAAAATCAGCTCTGAAATTTCCTATTCAGATGCAGATTCATCCAATCCAGACTTTTCCACGACACTCGACTTTATCAACCCGCGTACGGCTCAGCCCGATGAGCTGGAATCTGTCGATAATGCGGTACCGACAGCGTTCGACCTGACCAGTGGTGCACTGACATTTGGGTTACTGGAAGGTAGCGCCTATACGCCCTCGCAGGCTGAACTGCTTGATCCGGCTAACTATGCCTTGCGCGACGTCAACATTGGACAAGATGTCACCAAAAATGAAGAAACGGCGTTTCGGGTAGACTTTACCTATTATGTTGACTGGGATGTCATCACTGCAATTGACATTGGTTATCGCTATAATAAAACCAGCAGCTTTAATCAGGATCAGGGACAAAGTACCCGTCTTCGAAATTATCCTGAACATGCCAACCGCCCGACCGGCGACCTGTTTGCTGATGTACTGGTGGCGGGCCCCACAAACTTTAACGATGCAGATGATCGTGAGTTATACATTCGCGATTTCTTACTGGTTAATCCGGAATTATCGTTTACCGACTCTGATGCCGTGCTATCTGCATTTAATAATGCGATTACCGCTGCCAATGCAGCATCTGGAGACAGTATCCCCCTTATCGGAACGCCTGATGTTGAGCAGTTGTCTCTGTTTGATATTGATGAAACCACTGATGCCCTGTATGCCCAGGCCACTTTTGAGTATGGCTTTTTTCGCGGTAATTTTGGTGTGCGCTATATAGATACTACGATTGAGTCGACAGGGAATGCCAGCCTGAACGGCGATATTGTATCGGTGACCACAACAGGTGACTATGATTACTGGCTACCCCGAATCAATGTGGTGGCAGAACCCTATGATGATGTTCTGGTCCGTTCTGGCTGGGGGAAAGATATTAACCGCGCCAGCTTTGATAACCTGTCTACTTCAACCACATTCCCGGGCAGCTCCAACGATGCGGTAGAGCGGGGAAATCCTGATTTATTACCCGAAGAAGTTACCTCTTTTGATATCTCTGTCGAATGGTATTTTGCTCCGGCCAGTGTGCTCAGCGTTGGCTATTTTCACAAAGACCGTACCAATCTGTTTACCCAGATTACTCAGGAGCCAGCGGCAAATATTGTCGATGGACAGGTCAACCGGGATACCACGGATCCCTGTGAAGATGGCGGTGTTTTTAACCCGGTTGCCGACTATGGGGTCAATGCGCCCGGCGAAGGCAATGGGATTTGTGTACCGTTTCGTTCAACTTTCAATGGTACAGGCTCAACCACGCAATCAGGATTTGAATTTGCGTTTCAGTCAGACTTGTCGATGTTTGAAAAAACGCTGGGCTGGGCATCAGGCTTTGGTGTAATTGCCAACTACACCATTCAGGACTTTGAGTCAGGCGATGATTTTCTTAATGTGGACGGCGGAAGCCGGGACATTTTTAATCAGCTGGACCCGTATGTAGATGCCGATTTGAGTAATCTTACGCAGCGAAATATTTTGCGAAACTTTTCCGAAAATGCCTATAACATCACGATTTTCTATGAAAAATATGGGTTGTCTGCACGGGCCAGGTATACGTGGCGAGACGCATTTCGCTCCAGCGACGATGACTTCTTTGGCCTCGATATCGTTCAGGAAGCCCGTGGTCAGCTGAATATGAGTGTTAACTATGACATTAATGAGCAGCTGAATGTGGGTCTGGAAGTCATCAATGCTACTCAGTCTGATGCAGAGCAGTCCTGTATCAACGAGGGCGCACTGCTATGCTTCCAGGATCTGACTGACCGACGAATTCTGGCCGGCGTAAATTATCGCTTCTAA
- the eda gene encoding bifunctional 4-hydroxy-2-oxoglutarate aldolase/2-dehydro-3-deoxy-phosphogluconate aldolase, giving the protein MTPFSSLMSSQTLLPIIQANSPEEGVNIARAMAEAGLKLVEVVLRTPSSLAALTAIKTQVPELMVGAGTVLNDDILSQALEAGSDFIVTPAVSAQLLESLSKVSVPVLPGVSNTGEILLAREYGFTEQKLFPAQLSGGTAFLSAISSVFQDVTFCPTGGVNQNNKQDFLSLPNVFAVGGTWISPKVMVEAEDWAGITQACKLANQ; this is encoded by the coding sequence ATGACCCCATTTTCATCTTTGATGTCGAGTCAGACATTGCTCCCGATCATCCAGGCTAATTCGCCAGAGGAAGGCGTTAATATTGCCAGAGCGATGGCAGAAGCCGGGCTCAAATTAGTCGAAGTAGTATTACGAACACCGTCGTCGCTGGCTGCGCTAACCGCTATCAAAACACAAGTGCCGGAGCTGATGGTTGGCGCCGGAACCGTATTAAATGACGATATCTTAAGCCAGGCACTGGAAGCCGGATCCGATTTTATTGTGACTCCAGCGGTATCCGCGCAACTGCTTGAGTCATTGAGCAAAGTGTCTGTGCCTGTCTTACCCGGTGTATCAAATACCGGCGAAATACTACTGGCCAGAGAATACGGTTTTACCGAGCAAAAATTGTTTCCGGCACAACTGTCAGGAGGCACAGCCTTTTTATCGGCAATTTCTTCGGTATTTCAGGATGTCACATTCTGCCCTACCGGCGGAGTAAATCAGAATAATAAGCAGGACTTTTTAAGCCTGCCCAATGTTTTTGCTGTTGGCGGAACATGGATTAGTCCCAAAGTCATGGTGGAAGCTGAGGACTGGGCTGGCATTACGCAGGCTTGCAAATTGGCAAACCAGTAA
- a CDS encoding response regulator — MKTLTSGEIASYCDVNLRTVIRWIESGKLKGFKLPGRGNNRVLVDDFIDFLERHDMPVPSQLQGDANPKVLIVDDELPVAKSIQRVARRTGYDTLVATGGFQAGVMLSQHNPTLMTLDLSMPGMDGYSVIQFTREQARYKRLKILVISALDDTSLERARDLGADATLGKPFSNHDLTEVLERFMTP, encoded by the coding sequence ATGAAAACATTGACCTCTGGTGAAATTGCCTCTTATTGCGATGTCAATTTACGCACTGTTATTCGCTGGATCGAAAGCGGAAAACTAAAAGGTTTTAAATTACCCGGCCGGGGGAATAACCGTGTGCTGGTTGATGATTTTATTGATTTTCTTGAACGCCATGACATGCCAGTGCCCAGTCAGCTGCAGGGTGACGCCAACCCTAAAGTCCTGATTGTTGACGATGAACTGCCGGTAGCAAAATCGATACAGCGGGTCGCCCGGCGCACAGGCTACGATACCCTGGTGGCCACCGGCGGCTTTCAGGCCGGGGTCATGCTCAGCCAGCACAACCCCACTCTGATGACCCTGGATTTGAGCATGCCCGGCATGGACGGTTACAGTGTCATTCAGTTTACCCGTGAGCAGGCAAGATACAAACGCCTGAAAATTCTTGTTATTTCCGCGCTGGATGATACCAGTCTGGAACGGGCCAGAGACCTGGGGGCGGATGCTACCCTGGGTAAGCCCTTTTCTAATCATGATCTGACCGAAGTGCTCGAACGGTTTATGACCCCATGA
- a CDS encoding sensor histidine kinase, translating to MPLTHIDNRAELRITNTLIDTMCETDTVATFLSATVTTLVDNGVARWGACTPHWKNPLTVHQMTSVYVRNSGWQSGYEGLSSACRSIQKVLAPGQEQGVSLLEDNRLLVFRLADKFDPENWLIFELEPDANLSPAIFSRWHRMIQLRLNDLRQHAAFTQCQNRIEEMSRGLAETMAQLVQAEKMSELGKLTAGIAHEINNPIGYIRSNLESMTAYTTTFRFLFDQVRELAAQHPECAVKMQTLFNEHDCEFLLEDCEEIVDTNLKGIDRISGIISDLYAFSRRADGNFKPMELKSVIQRCLNLTRSRFDETHHIELKIQTEDTQLEGDPTQLEQVIVNLMVNASHAMPGGGELTIQVDDEASAQRDWLVITLTDTGKGMETATLKRVFTPFFTTKPKGQGTGLGLSISQGIIHSHGGTIEVISEAGKGTTFTIRLPRAHEASAVSSD from the coding sequence ATGCCACTTACTCACATAGATAATCGGGCCGAACTGCGTATTACCAACACCTTGATTGATACCATGTGTGAAACTGACACGGTGGCGACCTTTTTAAGCGCCACGGTTACCACGTTGGTCGACAACGGTGTGGCACGCTGGGGGGCGTGTACACCGCACTGGAAAAACCCGTTAACGGTCCATCAGATGACCAGTGTCTATGTGCGCAACAGTGGCTGGCAAAGTGGCTATGAAGGCTTATCGTCTGCCTGCCGCAGCATTCAGAAGGTGCTTGCGCCGGGTCAGGAGCAAGGAGTCAGTCTGCTTGAAGATAACCGTCTGCTGGTGTTTCGGCTAGCCGATAAGTTTGACCCTGAAAACTGGCTGATATTTGAACTGGAGCCAGATGCCAATTTGTCGCCGGCAATATTTTCTCGCTGGCATCGGATGATTCAGCTGCGGCTCAATGATTTACGCCAGCACGCCGCGTTTACCCAGTGCCAGAATCGTATTGAAGAGATGTCACGGGGGCTGGCTGAAACCATGGCGCAACTGGTTCAGGCTGAGAAAATGTCTGAGCTGGGTAAGCTAACCGCCGGTATCGCCCATGAAATTAACAATCCTATTGGCTATATTCGCTCAAATCTGGAATCGATGACGGCATATACCACCACGTTTCGGTTTTTGTTTGACCAGGTCAGGGAACTGGCTGCCCAGCATCCTGAGTGCGCCGTAAAGATGCAAACCCTGTTTAACGAACATGACTGTGAGTTTTTGCTTGAAGACTGCGAAGAGATTGTAGATACCAATCTTAAAGGGATTGACCGTATCAGCGGTATCATCAGCGATCTGTACGCATTCTCACGCCGGGCCGACGGCAACTTTAAACCGATGGAACTGAAATCTGTCATTCAGCGCTGTCTGAATCTGACCCGCAGTCGCTTTGACGAAACCCATCATATCGAGCTCAAAATTCAGACAGAGGATACGCAACTGGAAGGGGACCCAACGCAACTTGAGCAGGTTATCGTAAACCTGATGGTGAATGCCTCGCATGCCATGCCCGGTGGTGGTGAACTGACTATTCAGGTGGATGACGAAGCCAGTGCGCAGCGCGACTGGCTGGTGATAACCCTGACCGATACCGGTAAAGGAATGGAAACTGCCACGCTCAAGCGTGTATTTACGCCATTTTTTACCACCAAACCCAAAGGGCAGGGGACTGGTCTGGGCTTGTCTATTTCGCAGGGAATTATTCACAGTCACGGTGGCACCATTGAGGTGATCAGTGAGGCAGGAAAAGGCACCACGTTCACAATTCGCCTGCCCCGAGCTCATGAGGCGTCTGCCGTTAGCTCAGACTGA
- the gorA gene encoding glutathione-disulfide reductase codes for MKEFDYICIGGGSGGIASANRAAKHGKKVAIIEGNLIGGTCVNVGCVPKKAMWFGANVAEAINRYSEDYGFDVTLNQFNWPVMVANRRAYIQRIHASYDKVLGNNDITVIHGYAKFIDDHTLEVNGEHISAPHITVATGGRPNFPDIEGAQYGIDSDGFFDLEVQPERALVVGAGYIAVELAGVLCSLGTKTDLVIRHHAPLRHFDPIIHETLVEIIEQEGPTLHKQSGVQKVEKLDSGALNVTLTSGEVVETDCLIWAIGRSPNTDNIGLENTSVKTDDKGYVLVDKYQNTDAEGVYAIGDITGNAELTPVAIKAGRLLSERLFNGQKDAHLDYSLIPTVVFSHPAIGTIGLTEQEAKDKYGEDDIKVYASSFSAMYTAVTRHRQATKMKLVCQGKDEKVVGLHGIGHGMDEILQGFGVAMKMGATKADFDSCVAIHPTSAEEFVTMT; via the coding sequence ATGAAAGAATTTGATTATATCTGTATTGGCGGCGGTAGTGGCGGTATTGCCTCAGCCAACCGTGCGGCCAAACATGGCAAAAAAGTCGCTATCATTGAAGGAAACCTGATTGGCGGGACCTGCGTCAATGTAGGTTGCGTACCTAAAAAAGCCATGTGGTTTGGGGCAAATGTGGCTGAAGCCATTAACCGCTATTCTGAAGATTACGGCTTTGATGTCACGCTGAACCAGTTTAACTGGCCGGTCATGGTAGCCAACCGCCGCGCTTATATTCAGCGTATTCATGCCTCTTACGACAAGGTGCTGGGCAATAACGATATTACGGTGATTCACGGGTATGCCAAATTTATTGACGACCACACGCTGGAAGTGAACGGAGAGCATATCAGTGCCCCGCATATCACGGTTGCCACCGGCGGGCGCCCCAACTTCCCGGATATTGAAGGAGCGCAGTATGGCATCGATTCAGATGGTTTCTTTGATTTGGAAGTACAACCGGAACGGGCTCTGGTCGTTGGCGCCGGTTACATTGCGGTAGAACTGGCCGGGGTACTGTGCAGCCTGGGCACCAAAACCGACCTGGTAATCCGACATCATGCGCCACTGCGTCATTTTGATCCGATTATTCACGAGACCCTGGTCGAGATTATTGAGCAGGAAGGCCCGACCCTGCATAAACAATCCGGTGTTCAGAAAGTAGAGAAACTGGATAGTGGCGCGCTTAATGTGACCCTGACCAGCGGCGAAGTGGTGGAAACCGACTGTCTGATCTGGGCTATCGGGCGCTCGCCTAACACCGACAATATCGGCCTGGAAAATACGTCAGTAAAAACCGACGACAAAGGCTATGTGCTGGTTGATAAATACCAGAACACCGATGCTGAAGGTGTATACGCCATTGGTGATATTACCGGAAATGCAGAACTTACGCCGGTAGCGATTAAAGCCGGCCGTCTGCTCAGTGAGCGTTTGTTTAACGGCCAGAAAGACGCTCATCTGGATTACTCTCTGATCCCCACTGTCGTGTTCAGCCACCCGGCGATTGGCACGATTGGCCTGACTGAACAAGAAGCTAAGGACAAATATGGCGAAGATGATATCAAGGTTTACGCCTCATCATTTTCTGCGATGTACACAGCGGTGACCCGTCATCGCCAGGCCACCAAAATGAAACTGGTTTGTCAGGGCAAGGACGAAAAAGTGGTGGGCCTGCATGGTATCGGACACGGTATGGATGAAATTCTGCAGGGTTTTGGTGTGGCAATGAAAATGGGCGCAACCAAAGCCGACTTCGATAGCTGCGTGGCGATTCACCCGACCAGCGCCGAAGAATTTGTGACGATGACCTAG